One window of the Doryrhamphus excisus isolate RoL2022-K1 chromosome 10, RoL_Dexc_1.0, whole genome shotgun sequence genome contains the following:
- the si:ch211-120k19.1 gene encoding mpv17-like protein has protein sequence MNRAWAGLRARPYISNVAGYTALFASADIFQQSVLTRRRAVGPESHAAPESHAAPESHAAPGISWRQTARVAAVGFCFHANFNYRWLSWLERMLPGGGVKAVTAKVVVDQLVAGPLTISAFYIGLSLLESKDDILEDWREKFWPSYKTGVVFWSTVQAVNFSLVPPVARTVFLGAAALVFTIFLCHLRQQQDHELKK, from the exons ATGAACAGGGCGTGGGCGGGGCTGCGTGCCCGCCCGTACATCAGCAACGTGGCGGGCTACACGGCGCTCTTTGCCTCCGCCGACATCTTCCAGCAGAGCGTGCTGACCCGGAGGAGGGCGGTCGGGCCCGAGTCGCACGCCGCGCCCGAGTCGCACGCCGCGCCCGAGTCGCACGCCGCGCCCGGCATCAGCTGGCGACAGACGGCTCGTGTGGCCGCCGTGGGCTTCTGTTTCCATGCCAACTTCAACTACCGATGGCTCAGCTGGCTGGAGAGGATGCTGCCCGGGGGCGGGGTCAAGGCGGTGACGGCAAAAGTGGTGGTGGATCAGCTGGTGGCGGGGCCGCTCACCATCAGCGCCTTCTATATTG GTTTAAGTTTACTCGAAAGCAAAGATGATATCCttgaagactggagggagaaATTCTGGCCGTCTTACAAG ACCGGTGTCGTGTTCTGGTCAACAGTGCAG gcTGTGAACTTTTCCCTGGTCCCTCCTGTGGCTCGGACCGTCTTCCTCGGAGCCGCCGCTCTGGTTTTCACCATCTTTCTGTGCCACCTTCGACAGCAGCAGGACCACGAATTGAAGAAGTAA
- the rpl18 gene encoding 60S ribosomal protein L18 isoform X1 has protein sequence MGVDIRHNKDRKVRRKEPKSQDIYLRLLVKLYRFLARRSNASFNKVVLKRLFMSRSNRPPISISRLVRKMRLPGRENRIAVVVGTVTDDVRIQEVPKLKICALRFTDGVRRKILKAGGQVMTFDQLALASPKGRGTVILSGPRKGREVYRHFGKAPGTPHSHTKPYVRSKGRKFERARGRRASRGYKN, from the exons ATG GGAGTTGACATCAGACATAACAAGGACCGTAAGGTGCGCAGGAAAGAGCCGAAGAGTCAGGATATCTATCTGAGGCTCCTGGTCAAG CTCTACAGGTTCCTGGCCCGCCGCTCCAATGCATCCTTCAACAAGGTTGTCCTGAAGAGGCTCTTCATGAGCAGGAGCAACCGGCCTCCAATTTCTATTTCCCGCCTG GTCCGTAAGATGAGGCTGCCTGGCCGCGAGAACAGAATCGCTGTTGTTGTGGGAACCGTCACTGATGATGTCAGGATCCAGGAGGTCCCCAAGCTCAAG ATCTGCGCTCTGAGGTTCACCGATGGTGTCCGCCGCAAGATCTTGAAGGCCGGGGGCCAGGTGATGACGTTTGACCAGCTGGCTTTGGCTTCACCTAAAGGGCGTGGCACAGTGATTCTTTCTG GTCCTCGCAAGGGCAGGGAGGTCTACAGGCACTTTGGAAAAGCTCCTGGAACCCCTCACAGCCACACCAA GCCCTACGTTCGTTCCAAGGGCAGGAAGTTCGAGAGAGCTCGTGGTCGCCGAGCCAGCCGTGGCTACAAGAACTAA